The Candidatus Krumholzibacteriia bacterium genome window below encodes:
- a CDS encoding HNH endonuclease signature motif containing protein has product PRPRSRHVPAATRAAVFERDGHRCSYVAGDGTRCAATRDLQIDHVRPFALGGSHKAKNLRVLCARHNRRVGERVFGSLPQRISGSNHC; this is encoded by the coding sequence ACCCCGTCCTCGCTCGCGCCACGTGCCGGCCGCCACGCGCGCCGCGGTCTTCGAGCGCGACGGGCATCGCTGCAGCTACGTCGCCGGCGACGGCACGCGGTGTGCGGCCACGCGCGATCTGCAGATCGACCACGTCCGGCCTTTCGCGTTGGGTGGGTCGCACAAGGCGAAGAACCTCCGGGTGCTCTGTGCGCGGCACAACCGGCGGGTGGGCGAGCGCGTGTTCGGGTCGCTTCCGCAGCGGATATCGGGGAGCAATCACTGCTGA
- a CDS encoding RidA family protein — translation MTERKVIRTDAAPAAVGPYSQAVLSGDLLFSAGQIPLDPATGKLVGGDIQDQTRQVLRNVEAVLAAADMTWKDVVKATVFLADMADFKAVNEVYSTVFDDEPPARSAVQAAGLPLGARVEIEVIARQR, via the coding sequence GTGACCGAACGCAAGGTGATCCGGACCGACGCCGCGCCCGCGGCCGTCGGTCCCTACAGTCAGGCCGTGCTGAGCGGCGACCTCTTGTTCAGTGCCGGCCAGATCCCGCTGGACCCCGCCACCGGGAAGCTCGTCGGGGGCGATATCCAGGACCAGACCCGCCAGGTCCTTCGCAATGTCGAAGCCGTCCTTGCCGCCGCCGACATGACCTGGAAGGACGTCGTGAAGGCCACGGTCTTCCTCGCCGACATGGCCGACTTCAAGGCCGTGAACGAAGTCTACTCGACCGTCTTCGACGACGAACCGCCCGCCCGCAGCGCCGTCCAGGCCGCGGGCCTACCCCTTGGCGCCCGCGTCGAGATCGAAGTGATCGCCCGGCAGCGGTAG
- the glmS gene encoding glutamine--fructose-6-phosphate transaminase (isomerizing) — translation MCGIIAMVGSAPTARTLVEGLRRLEYRGYDSAGVAVMNGSGIEVRKQKGKLKELLAVLDADPVDGHTGIAHTRWATHGEPNQNNSHPHVSQDGTVALVHNGIIENYQALKTTLTKRGYRFSTDTDTEVLANLIHFHYDGNLESAVREALRHVDGTYGIAVMHRDEPSKIVGARLGSPLIVGLGDGEFFLASDVAAMLSNTRQVIYLDDGECVVITPDGVDTCTIANETVTKKVEEVTWDLEQIEKGGFDHFMLKEIHEQPETIRNTFRGRVVYDDGDGHLGGLNMDSRDLRSVKRIVLLACGTSFHAGMVGEYMIEDLARIPVEVEYASEFRYRRPILDPDTLVFAISQSGETVDTLSAMREARKQGARVMGITNVVGSTIARESDGGVYIHAGPEIGVASTKAFTCQVTALTILTLCLARVRNTTIEEGQEIIHGLNRIPRQVQRILDQRDTIREIAELYAPSNNFLYLGRGYNYPIALEGALKLKEISYVHAEGYPAAEMKHGPIALIDRDMPVVVLCTQDSTYDKIKGNVQEIKARSGRVLAIVTEGDNDIAEMADHVITVPHTLDMLQPLLNVIPLQLLAYDIAVMRGCDVDQPRNLAKSVTVE, via the coding sequence ATGTGTGGGATCATCGCCATGGTCGGAAGCGCGCCCACCGCGCGCACCCTCGTCGAAGGACTGCGACGACTCGAGTACCGCGGCTACGACAGCGCGGGCGTGGCCGTGATGAACGGCAGCGGGATCGAGGTCCGCAAGCAGAAGGGTAAGCTCAAGGAACTGCTCGCAGTTCTCGACGCCGATCCCGTCGACGGTCACACCGGCATCGCTCACACGCGCTGGGCCACGCACGGTGAACCGAACCAGAACAACTCGCATCCCCACGTGAGCCAGGATGGCACGGTTGCTCTCGTGCACAACGGGATCATCGAGAACTACCAGGCGCTGAAGACCACGCTCACCAAGCGCGGATACCGGTTCTCGACCGACACCGACACCGAGGTCCTCGCCAACCTCATCCACTTCCACTACGACGGCAATCTCGAGTCGGCCGTGCGCGAGGCCCTGCGTCACGTCGACGGCACCTACGGCATAGCCGTCATGCATCGCGACGAGCCGAGCAAGATCGTCGGCGCGCGTCTCGGCAGTCCGCTGATCGTCGGTCTCGGCGACGGCGAGTTCTTCCTGGCCAGCGACGTGGCCGCCATGCTCAGCAACACCCGCCAGGTCATCTACCTCGACGACGGCGAGTGCGTCGTGATCACGCCCGACGGTGTCGACACCTGCACCATCGCCAACGAGACCGTGACCAAGAAGGTCGAAGAGGTCACCTGGGATCTCGAGCAGATCGAGAAGGGCGGCTTCGACCACTTCATGCTGAAGGAGATCCACGAGCAGCCCGAGACCATCCGCAACACCTTCCGAGGACGCGTCGTCTACGACGACGGCGACGGGCACCTCGGTGGTCTCAACATGGACTCTCGCGATCTGCGGTCGGTGAAGCGGATCGTGCTCCTGGCCTGTGGGACCAGCTTCCACGCGGGGATGGTCGGCGAGTACATGATCGAGGATCTTGCGCGCATCCCGGTCGAGGTCGAGTACGCCAGCGAATTCCGATACCGCCGGCCGATCCTCGATCCCGACACCCTGGTCTTCGCGATCAGCCAGTCGGGGGAGACGGTCGACACCTTGAGCGCCATGCGGGAGGCGCGGAAGCAGGGCGCGCGCGTGATGGGGATCACCAATGTGGTCGGGTCGACCATCGCGCGCGAGAGCGACGGCGGCGTGTACATCCACGCCGGCCCCGAGATCGGCGTGGCCAGCACCAAGGCCTTCACCTGTCAGGTGACCGCGCTCACCATCCTCACGCTGTGCCTCGCGCGTGTGCGCAATACGACGATCGAGGAGGGCCAGGAGATCATCCACGGCCTGAACAGGATTCCGCGACAGGTCCAGCGGATCCTCGACCAGCGCGACACCATCCGCGAGATTGCAGAACTCTACGCGCCGTCGAACAACTTCCTGTACCTCGGTCGCGGATACAACTACCCGATCGCGCTCGAGGGCGCGTTGAAGCTCAAGGAAATCAGCTACGTGCACGCCGAGGGCTACCCGGCGGCGGAGATGAAGCACGGCCCGATCGCGCTCATCGACAGGGACATGCCCGTGGTCGTTCTGTGCACCCAGGACAGCACCTACGACAAGATCAAGGGCAACGTCCAGGAGATCAAAGCGCGTAGCGGACGCGTCCTGGCCATCGTGACCGAAGGTGACAACGACATCGCCGAGATGGCCGACCACGTGATCACGGTACCGCACACGCTGGACATGCTACAGCCTCTGTTGAACGTGATTCCGCTGCAGTTGCTGGCCTACGACATCGCGGTCATGCGCGGCTGTGACGTCGACCAGCCCCGAAACCTGGCCAAGAGCGTGACCGTGGAGTGA
- the glmM gene encoding phosphoglucosamine mutase, translating into MTLKVSVSGVRGVVGESLDAESLVRWAAAFGEWLPEGPVVVARDSRPSGPMVVAAVTAGLTSTGHDVIDAGMLTTPSTEMVVQESDAIGGVIVTASHNPVEWNALKLLRGDGLFLTAAEVDAVIERERAASRRHVRAVDTGQVRTRDDGQALHLDAILASDLIDVGTIRSRGLRVVVDAVEGAGGEILPALLDRLGVEYECLYCGCTGMFPRDPEPRADHLGELADRVRESGADLGLAVDPDVDRLALVDRGGVLLSEELTLAVAADHVLAQSPGPVVVNLSTTLALDAVAKRHGVQIHRAPVGEANVVARMLEVGARIGGEGNGGVILPALHAGRDAVLGAALVLAAVAARGSLGACLEVLPAASMVKDKLTLDETIDHPEEWRRAAGTLGPNGQWDESDGIRYALRDRWVHLRRSNTEPVLRIIAEAPSVDEARAVVDTVRGELGR; encoded by the coding sequence ATGACGCTGAAGGTCAGTGTGTCCGGCGTGCGCGGCGTCGTCGGCGAGAGTCTCGACGCGGAATCCCTGGTCCGATGGGCCGCGGCCTTCGGGGAGTGGTTGCCCGAAGGGCCGGTGGTGGTCGCGCGTGATTCGCGTCCGTCGGGTCCGATGGTGGTCGCAGCGGTCACCGCGGGTCTGACGTCGACCGGGCACGACGTGATCGACGCGGGCATGCTCACCACGCCGAGCACCGAGATGGTGGTGCAGGAGTCCGACGCGATCGGCGGCGTGATCGTCACCGCGAGCCACAACCCCGTCGAGTGGAACGCGCTGAAGCTGCTGCGCGGCGACGGGCTGTTCCTGACCGCGGCGGAGGTCGATGCGGTGATCGAACGCGAGCGGGCGGCGTCGCGACGCCACGTGCGCGCGGTCGACACCGGACAGGTTCGCACGCGCGACGACGGACAGGCCCTCCACCTCGACGCGATCCTGGCGTCGGACCTGATCGACGTCGGCACGATCCGCAGCCGTGGACTGCGCGTCGTGGTCGACGCCGTCGAGGGCGCGGGGGGAGAGATCCTTCCCGCCCTGCTCGATCGGCTCGGCGTCGAATACGAGTGCTTGTACTGCGGGTGCACCGGAATGTTTCCGCGTGATCCGGAGCCACGGGCCGATCACCTGGGCGAGCTCGCGGATCGCGTTCGAGAGAGCGGTGCCGATCTCGGGCTGGCCGTCGATCCCGACGTCGACCGGCTCGCGCTGGTCGATCGCGGGGGTGTGTTGTTGAGCGAGGAACTGACACTGGCCGTGGCCGCCGACCACGTATTGGCGCAGAGTCCCGGTCCGGTGGTCGTGAACCTGAGCACGACGCTGGCGCTCGACGCGGTCGCGAAGCGGCACGGCGTGCAGATCCACCGCGCGCCGGTGGGCGAGGCCAACGTGGTGGCCCGAATGCTCGAGGTCGGGGCCCGGATCGGGGGCGAGGGCAATGGCGGGGTGATCCTTCCGGCCCTGCACGCCGGGCGCGACGCGGTGCTCGGCGCGGCCCTCGTGCTGGCCGCGGTCGCGGCCCGGGGATCGCTGGGCGCCTGTCTCGAGGTCCTTCCGGCCGCATCGATGGTCAAGGACAAGCTGACCCTGGACGAAACCATCGACCACCCCGAGGAATGGCGGCGAGCCGCCGGAACCCTGGGGCCGAATGGACAGTGGGACGAGAGCGACGGGATCCGTTACGCTCTCCGGGATCGATGGGTGCACCTCCGCCGCTCGAACACCGAGCCGGTGCTCCGCATCATCGCCGAGGCACCGTCCGTGGACGAAGCCCGCGCCGTGGTCGACACCGTGCGTGGTGAACTCGGACGCTGA
- a CDS encoding MarR family transcriptional regulator produces the protein MPANSRLLNALKLWTQLHRLAREVSAAERELASPLGLSLVQGQALLALADGGALSMQEFAERLCIAPSTATRLADQLEQKGWASRRLDAGDRRRTELALAPAGERVVDGLVDRGVSRTLGLLRSLQDPDATARELEVLARGLRDLRARKG, from the coding sequence ATGCCGGCGAACTCGCGACTGCTCAACGCCTTGAAGCTCTGGACCCAGCTCCACCGCCTGGCCCGGGAGGTGTCGGCGGCCGAGCGAGAACTGGCCTCACCCCTGGGTCTGAGTCTGGTCCAGGGCCAGGCCCTGCTCGCCCTGGCCGACGGTGGCGCCCTGAGCATGCAGGAGTTCGCCGAGCGGCTCTGCATCGCCCCCAGCACGGCCACGCGCCTCGCCGACCAGCTCGAGCAGAAGGGCTGGGCCTCCCGTCGGCTCGACGCCGGCGACCGCCGCCGGACCGAACTCGCCCTGGCCCCGGCCGGCGAACGGGTCGTCGACGGGCTGGTCGACCGGGGTGTCTCGCGAACCCTGGGGCTGCTGCGGAGCCTGCAGGATCCCGACGCGACCGCGCGCGAACTCGAGGTGCTGGCCCGCGGCCTGCGAGACTTGCGTGCCCGCAAGGGCTGA